From Micromonospora echinospora:
GTGGGGGACCACACGCCCACCCCGGACGGACACGGGCAGCGCGGCCGCCGACGACGTGCCACCGGGCGCGCCGTTGCTGACGTGCGCCAACGCCTACCGCGACGTCCTGGGGGTCAAGGGGTCGTCGGTTCGAATCCGGCCGTCCCGACGCAGGTCAGAGGGCTGATCCGGATATCGGGTCGGCCCTTTCGCCGTTCTGGGGACCAAGATCAGTCAAGTTGAAACGTGCCTAGCGCTGCTTGACCGACGGTCAGGTCTGAAGTGTCCAGCCGGGACGGCTGCCGAATCGCTTGTTCTCTGGATCAAGGCAGCCGCCAGCAGGCCGGGGCCGCGCCGGCCCGGCCCCGGCCTGCTGGCGACCTCCGGCCGGCCACGCTTCGAGATTGCCAGACCTGGAAGACCTCGGGGCTCCGCCCTGGAGCTTGTTCGGCTGTTGTCGGAGGGAAGTCAGGCGCGGGCGACCGGTTCGGCAGCGGTGGCGGCAGGGCCGTCATCCAGCCCACCGTCGGGTGACGGGGCGCAAGCGTCGCGGCAAGGGCCGCAAGCCAGGCCCACCGGTGCACGACGACCTGGTCCAGCGGGACTTCACCGCCGACGGCCCGAACCGGCTGTGGCTGGCCGACATCACCGAGCACCACACCGCCGAGGGCAAGCTCTACCTCTGCGCGATCAAGGACGTCTGGTCCCACCGCATCGTCGGCTACTCCATCGACTCGCGGATGAAGTCCCGCCTGGCCGTCGCCGCACTGGACAACCCGCCGCCAGACGCGGTGACCTGGCCGGGTGCATCCTCACACCGACCGCGGATCCCAATTCCGGTCCCGGAAATTCGTCCGAGCCCTGAACCGTCACCACATGACCGGATCGATGGGCCGCGTCGGCGCCGCCGGCGACAACGCCGCCATGGAGTCCTTCTTCGGACTCCTGCAGAACAACGTCCTCAACCGGCGATCATGGACCACCCGCCAACAACTACGGATCGCGATCGTGACCTGGATCGAACGGACCTACCACCGCCGCCGACGCCAGCGGTCACTGTCCCGGTTGACCCCCATTGAATTCGAGACCATCATGCACCCACCGGCCAGTCAGGCCGCGTGACTACACCTGTCACCTGCCGGTGCAGCAGGCCCCTGTGACCCGATTGGCCGATCGTCGCTACGAGCACTGCTGGGCTGCTACTGGCCGGTGAAGCGAGCGACGACTGGGGCGTGGTCGGGAACGACGGCCGCGTTCCGGGCACGGGTGGAGGCGCCGATCGAGGTGATGTCGGACCCGGTGCTGGCGGCGGAGCTGGAAGCCGTGGCCGGCGGGGACGACGGGGTGGCCGCCCGGACCGTCGACCACCACCTGCGCAACATCTTCCATCGGCTCGGCATCCGGTCCCGTACCGAGCTCGCCTGCGCGCTGCACTGAACCCGGCGCGGCGGCGGGCAGCGGCGGTCAGGGCAGCACGACGGTACGGGCGCCCTCGCCGCGGGCCATCCGGTCGAACGCCGCCGCGGCGCCGTCCAGGCCGGTCCGGTCGGTGATCAGGGTGGCCGGGTCCAGGGTGCCGTCGAGCACGGCGCGGGCCAGCTCGGGCAGGTCCCGGTCCGGGTCGGACGAGCCGTACACCGAGGAACGCAGTGTCCGCCCGGAGTGGAAGATGTCCAGCGCGCTCAGGCTGACCACGTCGTCCCGCGCGCCCATCCCCACGACGGTGACCTGCCCTCCGCGCCGGGCGACCCGCCAGGCGGCGCGGATGGTCACGCCGCGGCCGACGCACTCCAGGGCGTGGTCGACGCCACGCCCGTGGGTGCGCTCCCGGATCGCCCGGCTCAGCGCGTCGTCGGCGACGAGGAAGTCGGTGGCCCCGGCGGCGGCGGCCAGTTCGGCCTTGGCGGGCGACACGTCGACGGCGAGCACCGGATCGGCGCCGGCGGCCCGGGCGGCGGAGACCACCGACAGGCCCACCCCGCCGAGACCGATCACCGCCACCGAGTCGCCGGGCGCCACCCGGGCGGTCCGGCGCACCGCGCCGACCCCGGTGAGCACGGCGCAGCCCAGCAGGGCCGCAGTGGCGAACGGCAGCTGCGCCGGAACGTCGATCACCGCCTCCTGCGGCACCACCACCTCCTCGGCCAGCGCGCCGAGGCCGAGGGCGACGTGCAGCGGCGAACCGTCCGAGGTTCGGCCCCGGGCGGTCGCGGGGGAGCCCGTCCGCTCGCAGAACCACGGCTCGCCGCGACCGCAGTACCAGCACCGCCGGCAGGGCGGCGCCCAGTTCAGCACCACGTGCGTGCCGGGCTGGACCCGGTCGACGCCGGGGCCGACCTCGATCACCTCGCCCGCCGTCTCGTGCCCGAGCACCAGCGGGTACGGCGGCGCGACCGTGCCGTTGACCATGGACAGGTCCGAGTGGCAGACCCCGGCGGCCCGTACCCGCACCCGTACCTCACCCGGCCCGGGGTCCGGCAGCTCCACCTCCTCCACCGTCAGCGGCTGGTCCACGCCGCGGGCGAGCAGCGCCCTCATCGCTGGATCGCCTTGGTCTGGAGGAACTCGTCGAGCCCGTAGCGACCCAGTTCCCGGCCGGGGCCGGACTGCTTGTAGCCGCCGATCGGGGCGAGCGGGTTGAACGGCGCGCCGTTGATGTCGACGGCTCCGGTGCGGATCCGCCGCGCGACCCGCACCGCCCGCTGCTCGTCGGCGGACCAGACAGCGCCGGCCAGGCCGTACCGGGAGTCGTTCGCGACGGCCACCGCTGCCTCTTCGTCGTCGGCCGCCGTGCCGGCCGGCACGCTCGCCAGCACCTCCTCGGTCGCCGGGTTGTGCACCGCGATGGTCTGTCCGCAGGAGGGGGCGACCCACGCTCCGTCGAGATAGATGTCGGTTCGTGCGAGATCCATCGCGTCCCTCACGGTGGTCAAAAACTAGCGCTGCAAGTTTTTACTCTAGTGCCCCGGATCGGCTGGCGGGAGGGGTGGTAGCGGCCCGACGTGCTCCTCGTAGGTGCGGGAGAGCCCATGGATGAGCGCGTCGAGGCCGAGCGCGAAGGCGCCCTCGTCCACCCGTTGCTGATGCTCGGCGAGCCGGTGCGCCTGGGTCAGGTGCGGATACCGCTCCCCGTACAACCCCGGGTCCTCGACGAAGCCACGGGCGAACGATCCGAGCGCGGAGCCCGCCACGAAGTAGCGCATCAGCGCGCCGATGTGCGTCGCGCGCGCGGGCGGCCAGCCGGCAGCGACGAGCCCGCCGTAGACCGCGTCGGCCATCGCCAGCGCCGCCGGCCGCCGGCCCGGCCCGCGGGCCAGGTACGGCACGATGTTCGGGTGCGCGGCCAGTGCCGCCCGATACGAGTGCCCCCACCGGCGCAGCGCCTCGCGCCAGTCGAGGCGCCCGAAGAAGGAGACGTCCACCTGGGCGGTGACGCTGTCGGCCACCGCGTCGAGAATGTCGTCTTTGGTGGCGAAGTGGTTGTAGAGCGAGGGCCCGCGTACGCCGAGTTCGGCAGCGAGCCGGCGGGTGGAGAACGCCTCCAGCCCGTCCGCGTCGATCAGCGCGGCGGCGGCATCGACGATCCGCTGCCGGCTGAGCAGCGCCTGCCTCGGCCGGGGCATCCGCGCCTCCCTCGCTCACTCGCCGGTCGCGGCAACTCTGCCACAGCCGGGTCTGGACGTACTTAAACTTGCAGCGCTAGTTTATGCCGCATGGACCTTCAGCTCTCCGCGGAGCAGGCGGCGGTTCGTCAGCTCGCCGCCGAGTTCGTCGACCGTGAGGTGGTTCCGCACGCCGCGGCCTGGGATCGGCGCGAGTCGGTCGACCCGGAGATCGTGGACAAGCTCGGCCGGCTGGGCTTCCTCGGGCTGACCATCCCCGAGGAAGACGGCGGGTCCGGCGGCGACCACCTCTCCTACTGCCTGGTGCTGGAGGAGCTCGGCCGGGGCGACTCCGCCGTCCGGGGCATCGTCTCGGTGTCGCTCGGGCTGGTCGCCAAGGCCATCGCCGCGTACGGGTCCGCCGCGCAGCGGGCCGAGTGGCTGCCCCGGCTCTGCGCCGGCACCGCGCTCGGCTGCTTCGCCCTGACCGAACCGGACA
This genomic window contains:
- a CDS encoding LuxR C-terminal-related transcriptional regulator; the protein is MEAPIEVMSDPVLAAELEAVAGGDDGVAARTVDHHLRNIFHRLGIRSRTELACALH
- a CDS encoding alcohol dehydrogenase catalytic domain-containing protein; the encoded protein is MRALLARGVDQPLTVEEVELPDPGPGEVRVRVRAAGVCHSDLSMVNGTVAPPYPLVLGHETAGEVIEVGPGVDRVQPGTHVVLNWAPPCRRCWYCGRGEPWFCERTGSPATARGRTSDGSPLHVALGLGALAEEVVVPQEAVIDVPAQLPFATAALLGCAVLTGVGAVRRTARVAPGDSVAVIGLGGVGLSVVSAARAAGADPVLAVDVSPAKAELAAAAGATDFLVADDALSRAIRERTHGRGVDHALECVGRGVTIRAAWRVARRGGQVTVVGMGARDDVVSLSALDIFHSGRTLRSSVYGSSDPDRDLPELARAVLDGTLDPATLITDRTGLDGAAAAFDRMARGEGARTVVLP
- a CDS encoding aldehyde dehydrogenase family protein, which encodes MDLARTDIYLDGAWVAPSCGQTIAVHNPATEEVLASVPAGTAADDEEAAVAVANDSRYGLAGAVWSADEQRAVRVARRIRTGAVDINGAPFNPLAPIGGYKQSGPGRELGRYGLDEFLQTKAIQR
- a CDS encoding TetR/AcrR family transcriptional regulator, with protein sequence MPRPRQALLSRQRIVDAAAALIDADGLEAFSTRRLAAELGVRGPSLYNHFATKDDILDAVADSVTAQVDVSFFGRLDWREALRRWGHSYRAALAAHPNIVPYLARGPGRRPAALAMADAVYGGLVAAGWPPARATHIGALMRYFVAGSALGSFARGFVEDPGLYGERYPHLTQAHRLAEHQQRVDEGAFALGLDALIHGLSRTYEEHVGPLPPLPPADPGH